One Nitrospira sp. genomic window, TGACCGAGAGCAACAGAATAATTCCCAAGGCTTTGGAACGGACGCCGACCATTAGCAGCATCGCCGCATAGACCGCTAAAAAGCTCAAGCCACTCCCCAAATCCGGCTGCTTGAGAATCAGGAGAAGCCCCGGCAGTACGATCAGACCAGGCAAGACCACCCGATGCAACCAGCCGACTCGAGGTGCCCGGGAGTAATAGTTGGCCAACACCAGCACCAGCACCAATTTGGCAAATTCCGACGGTTGAAACGCGAACGGGCCGATCGGAATCCAGCGCTGTGCCCCGCGGCTCGATTTCCCCATGAACAACACGATCGCGAGCATGATTAGAATGACCGCATAGGTCGGATACGCCAAGCGCGCAATCTTGTGATAATCGGATAGGTACATCACCAGAAACGCGACGGTCCCTAGGAGAATCCAGACGAGCTGTTTGAGATAAAAGGGGAAGGCGGTGTCCTGAGAATGCGTCACGCTGTAAATCGACAGCACCCCGACCGACAGGATGACGGCGATCAGCCCCATGAAGCGAAGATCGAAACTATCCAACCCTCGGCTGTCGATCACCCGATCAATCATCACAAGTTCGGCCGCGCATCAACCGGTCCAGCAGGTGACTTGGCTCGCCCGCTCGCCGGAACTCCCTGAAGCATCTGGGGATAGGCTTTCACATAGGCTTCAATGACATCCTTGGCCAGGGGCGCGGCAGCCGATCCACCATGCCCCATGTGCTCGGCCAGAACCGCCACAGCGATACGCGGCGACTCAACCGGGGCGAACGCGACAAACCAGGCGTGATCCCGAAATTTCTTCGGGATGTCTTTTTCCGGTCCGGTACGCAGCGCCGCCGTCTGAGCCGTTCCGGTTTTTCCGCCGATCGTCACCAGGGGAGACTTGGCCCGTGTCGCAGTTCCTTTGGTCACCACGTCGGCCAAGGCTGATTTGATCAGCGCAAGGGTCGCCGGCTTGACCGCTACTTTCCCTCGAATCGTCGGTGGAAACTCGGCCCGATCTCCAGTCGTACGGTTCATCACCGCCTGTACCAGGCGCGGCTTGATCGACACGCCGTCGTTCGCCACCGTCCCGATCACGCTGGCCATCTGCAGCGGCGTCACGGTGACATATCCCTGTCCGATGGCGGCAGAAATGGTTTCGCCCGGGTACCAGGGCTGATTGCGCGCCTTCTGCTTCCACGCCGTGGACGGCACAATGCCCACGCGTTCCGACGGCAACTCGACGCCGGTTTCCTGCCCGAGTCCGAACTGCTTCGCATATTCGGCAATCGTATCGATCCCCATGCGCTGACCGACGGTATAAAAATAGACGTCACAGGAGTGGATCAACGCCTCGTTCAAATCCACCGATCCATGACCGCCCTGCTTCCAGTCATGAAATAGCCGATTACCGAATTGATAGCCGCCGTTACAACGCACCATCGTCGAGGGCGTCACCGTGTTGGATTCGAGCGCAGCCGCCGCCATCACGACTTTAAAGGTCGATCCCGGAGGATATTGTCCTTGCGTGGCGCGATTGTTCAACGGACGACGCTCGTTCTGAACGATCTCGACCCATTGCTTATTCGTCAATTCTTTCGACAACACGTTGGGATCGAATCCGGGACGGCTGGCCATGGCCAAAATATCGCCGTTCGTAGGGTCAAGCGCGACGATGGCGCCGGATTCCTCGCCCAACAGATCCTCGGCTGTCTTCTGAAGACGGGCATCGATGGTGAGATACAGGTCATCCCCCGCTACCGGCTTGTCCGACACGATGGCGCGTTTCTCATGGCCTAAGGCATCGACCTCGACACTTTTCTGCCCCGCGCGCCCGCGCACCTGGCGATCGAACCACTTTTCGACTCCATATTGTCCGACGATGCTGCCTTGATGAAGATCGGCGAAATCGGGTTTTTCCAATTGATCGGCCGATACTTCTCCGACATAGCCCAACAGATGCGCCGCCACAGCTCCGGCAGGATAGTTCCGCTGGGACTCGACTTGGATCATCACGCCCGGCAAATCCAGCCGGTGAGATTCGATCAGTGTCGCCTCGCGCAAGGTCAGCCGATCTTTGATCTTGCGAGGCTGTAATTTGCCTCCCTTGCCGGTCGACAGCTTCTTCTGAATCAGTTCGGGCTCAAGGCTGAGCAGCGAGGCTAATTGTGCCACCAGTGCTCCGCGATCCTTCACATCTTCCAAGGTCACGTACAGGGCGAAACTCGGAACATTGTTGGCCAGCAGAATGCCGTTCCGGTCGAAAATTAGTCCGCGCGCCGGCTCCAGCACCACGGAACGCGTTCGGTTGTTCTCGGAGAGATCCCTGTAGTATGGACCCTCTCGAATCTGCAGGTGCCATAGACGTAAGGCGAGCAGGCCCACCACCAACAGGAGGCCCACGCGCAGAATGACCAATCTCCGCTGAAGATCCAGGAGTT contains:
- the mrdA gene encoding penicillin-binding protein 2, producing the protein MATAGFNDSELLDLQRRLVILRVGLLLVVGLLALRLWHLQIREGPYYRDLSENNRTRSVVLEPARGLIFDRNGILLANNVPSFALYVTLEDVKDRGALVAQLASLLSLEPELIQKKLSTGKGGKLQPRKIKDRLTLREATLIESHRLDLPGVMIQVESQRNYPAGAVAAHLLGYVGEVSADQLEKPDFADLHQGSIVGQYGVEKWFDRQVRGRAGQKSVEVDALGHEKRAIVSDKPVAGDDLYLTIDARLQKTAEDLLGEESGAIVALDPTNGDILAMASRPGFDPNVLSKELTNKQWVEIVQNERRPLNNRATQGQYPPGSTFKVVMAAAALESNTVTPSTMVRCNGGYQFGNRLFHDWKQGGHGSVDLNEALIHSCDVYFYTVGQRMGIDTIAEYAKQFGLGQETGVELPSERVGIVPSTAWKQKARNQPWYPGETISAAIGQGYVTVTPLQMASVIGTVANDGVSIKPRLVQAVMNRTTGDRAEFPPTIRGKVAVKPATLALIKSALADVVTKGTATRAKSPLVTIGGKTGTAQTAALRTGPEKDIPKKFRDHAWFVAFAPVESPRIAVAVLAEHMGHGGSAAAPLAKDVIEAYVKAYPQMLQGVPASGRAKSPAGPVDARPNL
- the rodA gene encoding rod shape-determining protein RodA; its protein translation is MIDRVIDSRGLDSFDLRFMGLIAVILSVGVLSIYSVTHSQDTAFPFYLKQLVWILLGTVAFLVMYLSDYHKIARLAYPTYAVILIMLAIVLFMGKSSRGAQRWIPIGPFAFQPSEFAKLVLVLVLANYYSRAPRVGWLHRVVLPGLIVLPGLLLILKQPDLGSGLSFLAVYAAMLLMVGVRSKALGIILLLSVMLFPFVWEMVWASLHDYQRERVMAFVDPDYDPGGKGYHALQSRIAIGSGELSGKGLYGGTQSQLKFLPEGHTDFVFAVYAEEWGFVGVLVLLALFIALIWVSLEIAARAKDTLGALLAAGIVAMLCFCVVVNIGMTAGMFPIVGIPLPLVSYGGSATIMTMASLGLLLNVKRRRLTLFY